Below is a genomic region from Candidatus Poribacteria bacterium.
ATTGGCACGCGACTCCGATCTCATCCTCCGATATTCAAAAAGCAACGATTTCGTATGGAATCCTGATGCCGTCACGATCCCCTACGATATGCAGGACCTCGACGAAAAAACCAAACGTCAATATTATTACGTTGAACCCGGTACCGGACGACTCGTATCGCATACGTCTATAACTGCTCAGACACAAAATCCCGATTCTCATCTCACTTATGACGTGATGGGTGTCACCAGAACCTGGCGGTGGTCGGAATCTCGGATGCTAAAGGAGATCGAAGCCGGACGTGTCGTGCAAACACGCCCCGGAAACGTTCCCCGATACAAACGGTATCTTGACGAACAAAAAGGGAAAACACTGAATAACATCTGGGTAGATATTCCGAACTTAACGGCACGCAATAAGGAGCGTATCGGGTACCCCACACAGAAACCGATCGCTTTGTTAGAGCGAATTATTGGTGCCAGTAGCAATCCGAACGATATGGTGCTCGACCCTTTCTGCGGATGTGCTACGACATGTATTGCTGCGGAACGCCTACACCGCCACTGGATCGGCATTGATTTAAGCCCTGAATCTTTCAAACTGGCGAAACTTCGGCTTGAACAGCACGGTATTCCCAAGAAGGTTACCCACCGAAAGTTAAAATGAAAATGCCGAAATCTAACGCTTCCTTTACATCTGGAATTACGCTCCGCGCGCTTCTGATTGGCACACTCCTCGTTATCGGGAACGCCTACTGGCTCGCCTACGCGGCGGAGATGATCCAACCGCAGTTCCTCCTCAACTTCGTCTCGCTTTTTTTCAACGCCCTTTTCACCCTTTTCGCCGTTATCGCTTTTAACCTTGTTTGGAAAAAACTTGCGCCGCGTAGCGCACTGACCCCACAGGAACTCCTTGTTATCTATATTATGGTCGTCATGGTATCAACGATCGGGGGCCACTCCATGATGACGTTCCTGATCGGCACGCTTGCCCATCCATTCCGGTTCGCTACCATCGAAAACGAATGGGCATCTCTCTTTTGGCGTTATATCCCGACATGGTTTGTGCCTGAGGACTACGCACTGGATGCCTACTTTAAGGGAGGCTTGAGTTTTTATCTCCCGAAGCATCTACGGGGCTGGATGGTGCCGATCCTCGTCTGGACAGGATTTGTCGCACTCCTCTGGTTCACGCTCATATGTCTCAATAGCATCATCCGCGTTCAGTGGACGGAGCGTGAAAAGTTGGCATACCCGATCATCCAATTGCCCCTTCAGATGGCGCAGGGGCGGAAAAGTTTTTACAGAAACACCACGATGTGGGTAGGCTTTTCGGTCGCAGCCTTTATTGAACTCCTCGCAGGATTAAGCCATCTCTTCCCCCAAGTCCCCGCTATTCAGCTGAGTTCTATTTCGATTACGCATCTGTTCACGGATAAGCCGTGGAACGCCGTCGGATGGGTCCCATTATCTATCTACCC
It encodes:
- a CDS encoding site-specific DNA-methyltransferase; the protein is MHKPTLPNRKVKLKNRTIFEGDNLYVLRALDADTIDLIYLDPPFNSNRTFEAPTESEAAGAAFKDSWTPNDLDSAWHGELAEKTPDLYHAISTAEFTHGTSMKAYLIMMGIRMLEMYRILKPTGTLYLHCDDNASHYLKMMMDGIFGKDNFRNEIVWQRAVTSKGNLKKGLARDSDLILRYSKSNDFVWNPDAVTIPYDMQDLDEKTKRQYYYVEPGTGRLVSHTSITAQTQNPDSHLTYDVMGVTRTWRWSESRMLKEIEAGRVVQTRPGNVPRYKRYLDEQKGKTLNNIWVDIPNLTARNKERIGYPTQKPIALLERIIGASSNPNDMVLDPFCGCATTCIAAERLHRHWIGIDLSPESFKLAKLRLEQHGIPKKVTHRKLK